A DNA window from Desulfobacterales bacterium contains the following coding sequences:
- a CDS encoding XRE family transcriptional regulator, with amino-acid sequence MQDKIKKPHFDFDFFEDLTGDIPVEPPKSVDDVGERIRKIREEKDLSLDEISKLTGFEVDFLSKIENKELQPQLGTVIKLSKALDSAFGRLVSGVGDKLYVITRKNERRTITRSTSQKSRKQIYTYKSLAPDVKGRHMEAFLVQLEEDPDKETSLHEGEEFIFVLDGEVVLEIGEDRFELEPGDSAYYLSTTTHHIAAKKGKATIVAVMYEA; translated from the coding sequence ATGCAAGATAAAATTAAAAAGCCGCATTTTGACTTTGACTTTTTTGAAGATTTAACCGGTGATATTCCGGTGGAGCCGCCCAAGAGCGTGGATGACGTTGGAGAGCGCATCCGCAAAATCCGGGAAGAAAAGGATCTGTCGCTCGATGAGATATCCAAATTGACGGGTTTTGAGGTTGATTTTCTGTCAAAAATCGAAAATAAAGAGCTGCAGCCCCAACTGGGCACCGTGATCAAACTATCAAAGGCACTGGACAGCGCCTTCGGCCGGCTGGTATCTGGTGTGGGCGATAAACTGTATGTCATCACCCGCAAGAACGAGCGGCGCACCATCACTCGGTCGACATCTCAGAAGAGCCGCAAACAAATCTATACCTATAAAAGCCTGGCGCCGGATGTGAAGGGGCGTCATATGGAGGCTTTTTTGGTTCAGCTCGAAGAAGATCCCGATAAGGAAACCTCGCTGCACGAAGGCGAAGAATTTATCTTTGTGCTCGATGGCGAAGTGGTTTTGGAAATCGGTGAGGATCGCTTTGAACTTGAGCCGGGTGACAGTGCCTATTACCTGTCGACCACCACCCACCACATTGCCGCCAAAAAGGGCAAAGCCACCATCGTGGCGGTCATGTACGAAGCCTGA